In Chloroflexaceae bacterium, the following proteins share a genomic window:
- a CDS encoding carboxypeptidase-like regulatory domain-containing protein: MKRYWLLSALLALLAALAGCGAPAAPQPTPSAPGATAIPTAGASPSGAETAAPAGTTGAQEAYPGPQTEYNPYPGPAASPAPTTASAPAPPTPAPIPTPSGSTGVVHGKLYNIQTDEPLTEGVLIYLSPVQKTDNPDMSAVALDPLRDRSTVPDAEGGFFFADVPPGRYGIVVQAPTSQYLTRFGNNLDKDVVITVEAGQTVNVEKIVSGYP; the protein is encoded by the coding sequence ATGAAACGTTACTGGTTATTGAGCGCGCTGCTGGCGCTGCTGGCGGCGCTGGCGGGATGTGGCGCGCCCGCGGCCCCGCAGCCCACCCCTTCGGCGCCGGGCGCCACAGCCATTCCCACGGCAGGTGCTTCTCCGTCCGGGGCGGAAACCGCCGCTCCGGCTGGAACAACCGGCGCCCAGGAAGCCTATCCAGGCCCGCAAACCGAGTACAACCCCTATCCCGGACCGGCGGCAAGCCCGGCGCCGACGACCGCCTCCGCCCCGGCCCCGCCCACCCCGGCGCCGATCCCGACCCCATCGGGTAGCACGGGCGTGGTGCACGGCAAGTTGTACAACATTCAGACGGACGAACCTCTGACCGAGGGCGTGCTCATCTATCTCTCACCGGTGCAGAAGACCGACAATCCCGACATGAGCGCGGTGGCCCTCGATCCCCTGCGCGATCGCAGCACCGTGCCCGATGCCGAAGGCGGCTTCTTCTTCGCCGATGTGCCGCCTGGCCGCTACGGCATCGTAGTGCAGGCGCCCACCAGCCAGTACCTGACCAGGTTCGGAAATAATCTCGATAAGGACGTGGTCATCACGGTGGAGGCCGGGCAAACGGTGAATGTGGAGAAGATCGTATCGGGGTATCCCTAG
- a CDS encoding class I SAM-dependent methyltransferase produces the protein MNVSRKVRPTRGGGLLEPLLARLRARKANQLIPPCLRDGRILDIGCGSFPYFLSHTFFREKFALDRVKPNGDITGDIHWHNSDLNEDTRLPFPDRFFSIVTMLAVVEHLDPEKLESLLSEVYRVLAPGGTLIITTPAAWSDGLLRAMARVNLVSREEIEEHAYAYTLPILGWYFGRAGFPRAMIRFGYFELGLNMWATATRPV, from the coding sequence ATGAACGTATCGAGGAAGGTCCGGCCAACCCGTGGCGGTGGCCTCCTGGAGCCATTGCTCGCCCGGCTGCGCGCCCGCAAAGCCAACCAGTTGATCCCGCCATGCCTGCGTGACGGGCGCATCCTCGATATCGGCTGCGGCTCGTTTCCTTATTTTCTCTCACATACCTTCTTTCGTGAAAAATTTGCCTTAGACAGAGTTAAACCCAATGGAGATATTACTGGCGATATTCATTGGCACAATAGCGACCTTAACGAGGATACAAGGTTGCCGTTTCCAGATCGCTTTTTTAGCATTGTAACCATGCTTGCCGTGGTTGAGCATCTCGATCCCGAAAAGCTCGAGAGCCTGTTAAGCGAAGTCTACCGCGTGCTGGCCCCCGGCGGAACGCTGATCATCACCACGCCGGCGGCCTGGTCCGACGGTCTGCTGCGGGCGATGGCCCGGGTCAACCTGGTGAGCCGCGAGGAGATCGAGGAACACGCCTACGCCTACACGCTGCCAATTCTGGGATGGTACTTCGGGCGCGCGGGCTTTCCCCGGGCTATGATCCGCTTCGGTTACTTCGAGCTGGGGCTGAACATGTGGGCGACGGCCACCCGTCCGGTTTGA
- a CDS encoding dual specificity protein phosphatase family protein, giving the protein MDVYFSTQWRRFFGLNASVVEPNLLVGGQFRPDQWPQLRALGVRAVLSLQAEREDRFAGGAPERLLRLAVRDFTPPTIEQLADGIAFISAAHEAGLTVLVHCHAGVGRAPLMAAAYLMYRQHLDHRIALARIRAARPIIDLNRSQIKRLRELEAILRHSGIIGR; this is encoded by the coding sequence ATGGACGTTTACTTCTCCACCCAGTGGCGACGCTTTTTTGGACTTAACGCCTCGGTCGTTGAACCGAACCTTCTGGTAGGCGGCCAGTTTCGCCCTGACCAGTGGCCGCAGTTGCGCGCCCTGGGGGTGCGGGCGGTGCTAAGTTTGCAGGCTGAACGCGAGGATCGCTTCGCCGGGGGCGCGCCCGAGCGCCTCCTGCGACTGGCAGTGCGCGATTTCACCCCGCCTACTATTGAGCAACTCGCCGATGGCATCGCCTTCATCAGCGCCGCCCACGAGGCCGGGTTGACCGTCCTGGTCCACTGTCACGCCGGAGTAGGGCGCGCCCCGCTCATGGCCGCGGCCTACCTGATGTACCGCCAGCATCTGGATCACCGGATCGCCCTCGCCCGCATCCGCGCCGCTCGTCCGATCATTGACCTTAACCGCTCCCAGATCAAGCGCCTGCGTGAACTGGAAGCCATCCTGCGCCATAGTGGTATAATCGGGCGTTGA
- a CDS encoding GNAT family N-acetyltransferase translates to MWLFRKSFDISRARPRNVTRNDVHAVSRLLRDGSRRFSLLSGNDLEILLAEGLGVALEAAGELRAVALISRSGEETCWLRAVAFAEGAEGSAGISALISALHTSLKAAGVRRVYFGGDGNIEFWLIPTLRAMGYQHDTDVLVYEKQRLTIPSAGNPAVRIRPATREDLPTILHLDQVCFEPQWTKDATVLSPAVEEGPYFVVAELDGKVVGYAYATAHFGGRLMHLVRIAVTPEHRRQRIGVSLLADLITYARERGASAVTLNTQAYNQSAQRLYRWFGFAPTGEQHPILRCDL, encoded by the coding sequence ATGTGGCTCTTTCGCAAAAGTTTCGACATCAGCCGCGCCAGGCCGCGCAATGTCACGCGGAACGATGTCCATGCGGTTTCGCGCCTGCTCCGTGACGGGAGTCGCCGGTTCAGTCTTTTGAGCGGCAACGATCTGGAGATCCTGCTTGCCGAGGGGCTGGGGGTCGCGCTCGAAGCCGCGGGCGAATTGCGCGCAGTGGCGCTGATCAGCAGATCAGGCGAGGAGACGTGCTGGTTGCGGGCGGTGGCCTTTGCCGAAGGGGCGGAGGGCAGCGCCGGGATCAGCGCCCTTATCAGCGCCCTGCATACCAGCTTGAAGGCGGCGGGAGTGCGGCGCGTGTATTTCGGCGGCGACGGCAACATCGAGTTCTGGCTCATACCTACCCTGCGCGCCATGGGCTATCAGCATGATACCGACGTCCTGGTGTACGAAAAGCAGCGCCTCACCATTCCCAGCGCCGGCAACCCCGCCGTTCGCATTCGGCCCGCCACACGGGAGGACCTGCCGACCATTCTGCACCTGGATCAGGTGTGCTTTGAACCGCAATGGACCAAGGATGCCACCGTGCTCAGCCCGGCGGTTGAGGAGGGGCCGTACTTCGTGGTCGCCGAACTCGACGGGAAGGTGGTAGGCTATGCCTATGCCACAGCCCATTTTGGAGGGCGGCTGATGCACCTGGTGCGGATCGCGGTTACGCCGGAGCATCGCCGCCAGCGGATCGGGGTCAGCCTTCTGGCCGACCTGATCACCTACGCACGCGAGCGCGGCGCCTCCGCGGTCACGCTCAACACGCAGGCGTACAACCAGAGCGCGCAGCGTCTCTATCGCTGGTTCGGCTTTGCGCCAACTGGCGAACAGCATCCAATCCTGCGCTGCGATTTGTGA
- a CDS encoding SH3 domain-containing protein, translating to MPPRADPRDWERYFGPGAPRRGGPLRALANLLIAGAALALLVGGGFFAVRFGLERARVSARATASAIETSNAAVLATRTARALATARASPVSGTPAPAILGRGTVLAGGNLRSEPRIAPETVIGQICPGDEVEFLEQRITANQDTWYRIRVTASAGVCTPQRVSVGSQGWASATLLSQPLP from the coding sequence GTGCCTCCACGCGCTGATCCTCGAGACTGGGAACGCTATTTTGGCCCTGGCGCGCCGCGCCGGGGCGGCCCGCTCCGCGCCCTCGCCAACCTGCTGATCGCTGGCGCTGCGCTCGCGCTCCTGGTTGGAGGCGGGTTTTTTGCTGTGCGCTTCGGCCTGGAACGCGCGCGCGTCAGCGCCAGGGCCACGGCCAGCGCCATTGAAACCAGCAACGCCGCCGTGCTTGCCACCCGCACCGCCCGCGCCCTCGCCACGGCCCGCGCCTCCCCTGTCTCCGGCACGCCGGCGCCGGCCATTCTGGGCCGCGGTACGGTGCTGGCTGGCGGCAATCTGCGCAGCGAGCCGCGCATCGCTCCGGAGACGGTTATCGGCCAGATCTGCCCTGGCGACGAGGTAGAGTTTCTGGAACAACGCATTACTGCCAATCAGGACACCTGGTATCGCATCCGGGTCACCGCGAGCGCTGGCGTATGCACCCCGCAACGGGTCAGCGTTGGCAGCCAGGGTTGGGCCTCCGCAACTCTCCTGTCGCAACCGCTGCCGTAG
- a CDS encoding glycosyltransferase family 4 protein encodes MRIGLDARYTTDHFPGIGRYTLSLAEALAELEHNHTLVLIVDPRAQGGRYDLAAPGALPRVELAEARVGPFSAAQHLVLPALARRLRLDVWHSPYYIKPYLGLPCPSVVTIYDLIGWHFPRTLSRRGRLFYRVSMALAVRTATGLITISQSARADIAHVYRLPPERIAVTPLAASRRFHPQAPEAVAAVRRRYGLPERYVLYVGSNKPHKNLERLARAWRKVLEEAPGASEGVALVIAGHEDPRYGDARRFVAEHRLEARVRFAPNVAEADLPALYSGATVFAFPSYYEGFGLPPLEAMACGAPVLCAYASSLPEVVGDAALTVDPFNIHELAEGLTRLLSNPVLRRTLSERGRRRARMFCWRRTALATLRVYESLR; translated from the coding sequence ATGCGCATCGGGCTTGACGCACGTTACACGACGGACCACTTTCCCGGCATCGGGCGCTACACCCTGAGTCTGGCCGAGGCGCTGGCCGAGCTGGAGCACAACCACACCCTGGTGCTGATCGTGGACCCGCGGGCGCAGGGGGGGCGCTACGACCTGGCGGCGCCGGGCGCGCTGCCACGGGTGGAACTGGCCGAAGCCCGCGTCGGCCCGTTTTCGGCGGCGCAGCACCTGGTTCTGCCCGCCCTGGCGCGCCGGTTGCGCCTGGATGTGTGGCACTCCCCCTACTACATCAAACCCTACCTGGGATTGCCGTGCCCCTCGGTGGTGACGATCTACGATCTGATTGGCTGGCATTTCCCGCGCACCCTCTCGCGACGCGGACGGCTGTTCTATCGCGTGAGCATGGCTCTCGCGGTCCGCACTGCAACTGGCCTCATCACCATCTCCCAGAGCGCCCGTGCTGACATCGCCCACGTCTACCGTCTGCCGCCGGAACGCATCGCGGTGACGCCCCTGGCCGCGAGCCGGCGCTTTCACCCCCAGGCGCCCGAGGCTGTAGCGGCGGTGCGCCGGCGATACGGCCTGCCGGAACGCTACGTCCTGTATGTCGGCTCCAACAAGCCGCACAAGAATCTCGAACGGCTGGCGCGCGCCTGGCGCAAGGTGCTCGAAGAGGCGCCAGGGGCCTCTGAGGGCGTGGCACTGGTCATCGCCGGTCACGAAGATCCGCGTTACGGCGACGCGCGCCGCTTCGTGGCCGAACACCGGCTTGAGGCGCGGGTGCGCTTCGCGCCCAACGTGGCCGAAGCCGATCTCCCGGCGCTCTACAGCGGCGCGACGGTCTTCGCCTTTCCCTCGTACTACGAAGGCTTCGGCTTGCCGCCGCTGGAGGCGATGGCCTGCGGCGCGCCGGTGCTCTGCGCCTATGCCTCCAGCCTGCCCGAGGTGGTGGGCGATGCCGCGCTAACGGTGGACCCCTTCAACATCCACGAACTGGCGGAGGGACTGACGCGGCTGCTGAGCAACCCTGTGCTGCGCCGCACCCTCAGCGAGCGGGGCCGGCGCCGGGCGCGCATGTTCTGCTGGCGCCGCACCGCGCTCGCAACGCTGCGGGTGTATGAGAGCCTGAGGTAG
- the phoU gene encoding phosphate signaling complex protein PhoU has translation MPPLREHYLHRLAELEREWIALGRMADEAIRRALWALKQGALEEARAIVRRDKAIDEATDALVQHAIEIIATQGPVAGDLRLVSSFMQGAVELERIADYAKGIATVVLRLGGPSPGGVPEAIEHMAALTRKMLNEALEALIARDPSINLRLKQEDEAVDAAYAQLFDAQIERMERDPAMVRPGTFLLWIGHNLERIGDRATNIGEYVEYIVRGVKIGRRQTPAE, from the coding sequence ATGCCGCCACTGCGGGAACATTACCTCCACCGGCTCGCGGAACTGGAACGGGAGTGGATCGCATTGGGCAGAATGGCCGACGAGGCGATCCGCCGCGCGCTGTGGGCGCTCAAGCAGGGAGCGCTGGAAGAGGCGCGGGCGATCGTCCGTCGTGATAAGGCGATTGATGAGGCGACCGATGCCCTGGTGCAGCATGCTATTGAGATTATCGCCACCCAGGGGCCAGTGGCTGGAGATTTGCGGCTGGTGAGTTCCTTTATGCAGGGCGCCGTTGAACTCGAACGCATCGCTGATTATGCTAAAGGCATTGCCACGGTGGTGCTGCGTCTGGGTGGCCCGTCGCCCGGAGGCGTTCCTGAAGCGATTGAGCATATGGCCGCGCTTACCCGCAAGATGCTCAACGAGGCTCTCGAAGCCCTGATCGCCCGCGACCCCAGCATCAACCTGCGCCTCAAACAGGAAGATGAAGCGGTTGATGCGGCCTATGCGCAACTGTTTGACGCGCAGATCGAACGGATGGAGCGTGATCCGGCCATGGTGCGGCCCGGTACGTTCCTGCTGTGGATTGGCCACAACCTGGAACGCATCGGCGATCGCGCGACCAATATTGGCGAGTATGTCGAATATATCGTGCGCGGGGTGAAGATCGGCCGGCGCCAGACTCCTGCGGAATGA
- a CDS encoding sugar nucleotide-binding protein, translated as MTSIFITGGTGYLGRVLVRQASRSGHRVAASYYTQAPPSDEALWLPLDVRDSLAVEDLLDRLRPEVVIHTAYRQGGPDLLPVTTTGAGNVARAAAAIGARLIHLSSDVIFDGEREGAYTEDDPPAPISAYGAAKARAETLVTAAHPGAVVVRTSLIYGFAPIDRISQFALDVATGRSTERLFTDEIRCPIYVEDLAAALLELCALPYYGPLHIAGAEALSRYAFGVLIARAWNVDPSGIQGALSADSPVRRPRNCALDSSRARGLLRTRLRGVSDVLRETGRLT; from the coding sequence ATGACAAGCATCTTCATCACCGGCGGCACGGGCTACCTCGGACGGGTCCTCGTGCGCCAGGCTAGCCGCAGCGGTCATCGCGTGGCGGCAAGCTACTACACCCAGGCGCCCCCCTCCGATGAGGCGCTCTGGCTGCCCCTCGATGTGCGCGACTCGCTGGCGGTTGAGGATCTGCTTGACCGGCTGCGGCCCGAGGTGGTCATCCACACCGCCTACCGGCAGGGCGGCCCCGATCTCCTGCCGGTGACGACCACCGGCGCGGGTAACGTGGCGCGGGCCGCCGCCGCCATTGGCGCTCGCCTTATCCACCTCTCCAGTGATGTCATTTTCGATGGCGAACGTGAAGGCGCATACACCGAAGATGACCCCCCCGCCCCCATTAGCGCCTATGGCGCGGCCAAGGCCCGGGCCGAGACCCTGGTGACCGCGGCCCATCCGGGGGCCGTCGTGGTGCGCACGTCGCTTATCTATGGCTTCGCACCCATTGATCGCATCTCGCAGTTCGCGCTGGACGTGGCTACTGGGCGCAGTACGGAACGGCTCTTCACCGATGAGATCCGCTGTCCGATCTATGTGGAGGACCTGGCGGCGGCGCTGCTGGAGCTCTGCGCCCTGCCGTACTACGGGCCGCTCCACATTGCCGGCGCCGAAGCCCTCAGCCGCTACGCCTTCGGCGTCCTGATCGCCCGCGCCTGGAATGTGGACCCCTCGGGCATTCAGGGTGCATTGAGCGCCGATAGCCCCGTGCGACGTCCACGCAACTGCGCCCTCGACAGTTCGCGAGCCCGGGGGCTGTTACGCACGCGCCTGCGAGGGGTCAGCGACGTGTTGCGTGAGACAGGCCGCCTGACGTAA
- the proB gene encoding glutamate 5-kinase has translation MASAGQQSATSLPRRIVVKLGTSVLTAGTDRLNRPYMVGLARQVATLREWGIQVLLVSSGAIAAGRERLGVTPHQRSRANVPLKQVFAAVGQSRLMHLYEQLFEIYGLQVAQALLTRDDLRDRRRYLNARNTLTLCLERGIVPIVNENDAVVTAEIRVGDNDNLSALVAGLVGADLLLILTDIPGLYSADPRSDPSAELIPEVPVIDERIWAAAGGAGTARGTGGMRTKIQAADLATRSGATVVIASGAEPDVILRVASGERIGTRFPARASYPDARRRWILAETARLSRLVVDAGAVNALVRDGRSLLPAGIVTVEGEFDRGQTVRIFDLEGREIARGLTQYRAADVRAIKGLHSAQIAEILGYDYGPEVVHRDDMVILL, from the coding sequence ATGGCTAGCGCCGGGCAGCAATCCGCAACCTCCCTGCCGCGCCGCATTGTGGTCAAACTCGGCACCAGCGTGCTCACCGCCGGCACTGACCGGCTCAATCGCCCCTACATGGTCGGCCTGGCGCGGCAGGTGGCCACCCTGCGCGAGTGGGGCATCCAGGTGTTGCTAGTGTCGTCGGGGGCGATTGCCGCGGGCCGCGAGCGCCTCGGCGTCACGCCGCACCAGCGTTCGCGGGCCAATGTGCCTCTCAAGCAGGTGTTCGCCGCCGTAGGTCAGAGCCGGCTCATGCACCTCTACGAGCAACTTTTCGAGATCTACGGGCTGCAGGTGGCCCAGGCCCTGCTCACCCGCGATGACCTGCGCGACCGGCGGCGCTATCTGAATGCCCGCAATACGCTCACCCTCTGCCTCGAGCGCGGCATCGTGCCGATTGTCAACGAAAATGACGCTGTGGTCACCGCCGAGATCCGGGTGGGCGATAACGATAACCTCTCGGCCCTGGTCGCCGGTCTGGTGGGAGCTGACCTGTTGCTGATCCTTACCGACATTCCCGGCCTCTACAGCGCCGATCCGCGGAGCGACCCTTCCGCGGAACTGATCCCCGAAGTGCCGGTCATTGACGAACGCATCTGGGCCGCCGCCGGGGGCGCCGGCACGGCCCGGGGAACTGGCGGCATGCGCACCAAGATCCAGGCTGCCGATCTTGCTACTCGCTCTGGCGCGACGGTAGTGATTGCCTCGGGCGCCGAACCCGACGTGATCCTGCGCGTGGCCAGCGGCGAGCGTATCGGCACCCGCTTCCCCGCCCGCGCCAGTTACCCCGACGCGCGCCGCCGCTGGATCCTGGCCGAAACGGCGCGCCTCAGTCGCCTGGTGGTTGACGCGGGCGCCGTCAATGCTCTGGTGCGCGACGGCCGCAGCCTCTTGCCGGCGGGGATCGTCACCGTGGAAGGCGAGTTCGACCGCGGGCAAACGGTCCGCATCTTCGACCTCGAGGGCCGCGAAATTGCCCGCGGGCTGACCCAGTACCGCGCCGCCGATGTGCGCGCCATTAAGGGGCTGCACTCGGCCCAGATTGCCGAGATCCTGGGCTACGATTATGGTCCCGAGGTGGTGCACCGGGATGATATGGTCATACTGCTATGA
- a CDS encoding aldehyde:ferredoxin oxidoreductase: MALRTLTIDLERGHARQHLPATVERDYMGGRGAIAWLLWNHLPPDTPPLAPENLLIFAAGPLAGLSAFANGGFVVGARSPLTGSIGYSWAAGHWGAALRRAGCDVLVVRGQAPEWVYLYIDGTSVRLRPATQLMGLDTAATDAALRAALGNDVRVLCLGPAGENGVAYSSIVAEGRYMAEPAGTAVVMANKRLKAIVVRPGADPLPAQDARRLAAALEIIRRRVEGSSVAAGIRMSGDLHLLERARTLGALSRHNGRDGATGWSIPELLGERRSRGCAGCPMPCYFDLETSESRAPMPDLETVAGFGARCGIDDGRALTAIAERCLRLGLDPVSTSAAVAFLMECQAEGLSLSTALPWGDAAAVLEALERLATPQERRDLLSLGVGEIAEVFWGGAAFAPQSKGLAMSALDPRALTGFALAMATAPIGGDARYSMPYADLVEDPPAWLPEAPPTPSSVQNQALRLIWHERFAAALDAAGLCRRLGLLAYQVSPGELLAMINAATGTAISAADMTRLGERIVTVERLFARRYADNGGRDDLPARWRKQPLGEGPAAGQTPPLADLLAEYYRRHGWNADGDPTPERLAELGIRHG; this comes from the coding sequence ATGGCACTGCGCACTCTAACGATTGATCTCGAGCGTGGACACGCTCGCCAGCATCTTCCCGCCACCGTCGAGCGCGACTACATGGGAGGTCGCGGCGCGATTGCCTGGCTGCTCTGGAACCATCTTCCGCCGGATACGCCGCCACTGGCGCCTGAAAATCTGTTGATCTTCGCTGCCGGCCCGCTGGCCGGCCTCAGCGCCTTCGCTAACGGGGGCTTTGTCGTTGGCGCCCGTTCGCCGCTCACCGGCTCGATCGGCTATAGCTGGGCGGCAGGGCACTGGGGCGCCGCTCTCCGCCGCGCCGGCTGCGACGTGCTGGTGGTGCGCGGGCAGGCCCCTGAGTGGGTCTATCTGTACATTGATGGAACCAGCGTGCGCCTGCGCCCCGCGACGCAGTTGATGGGGCTTGACACCGCAGCAACCGACGCTGCGCTGCGCGCTGCGCTTGGCAATGATGTGCGCGTGCTCTGTCTTGGCCCGGCAGGCGAGAATGGCGTGGCCTACAGTAGCATCGTCGCTGAGGGGCGCTATATGGCCGAACCGGCCGGCACCGCCGTCGTCATGGCCAACAAGCGCCTCAAGGCGATTGTGGTCCGTCCTGGCGCCGACCCGCTCCCCGCCCAGGACGCGCGACGCCTGGCCGCCGCGCTGGAGATCATCCGCCGCCGCGTGGAGGGGAGTTCGGTCGCCGCGGGCATTCGCATGTCGGGTGACCTGCACCTGCTCGAACGGGCGCGCACGCTCGGCGCGCTCAGCCGCCATAATGGCCGCGATGGCGCGACAGGGTGGTCCATTCCCGAACTTCTGGGCGAGCGGCGCAGCCGGGGGTGCGCCGGTTGCCCGATGCCGTGCTATTTTGACCTGGAGACCTCGGAGAGCCGCGCGCCGATGCCGGATCTGGAGACGGTCGCTGGTTTCGGGGCGCGCTGTGGCATTGACGATGGCAGGGCGCTCACGGCTATTGCGGAGCGCTGCCTGCGCCTCGGCCTTGACCCCGTCTCAACCAGCGCCGCAGTGGCCTTTCTGATGGAGTGCCAGGCCGAAGGGCTGAGCCTGTCCACTGCGCTCCCCTGGGGCGACGCGGCGGCGGTGCTGGAGGCGCTGGAGCGACTGGCCACGCCGCAGGAACGGCGTGACCTGCTCTCGCTTGGCGTCGGTGAGATTGCCGAAGTGTTCTGGGGCGGCGCGGCCTTCGCGCCGCAAAGCAAGGGCCTGGCCATGTCGGCCCTCGATCCACGCGCGCTCACCGGCTTCGCCCTGGCTATGGCTACGGCCCCTATCGGCGGCGATGCGCGCTACAGCATGCCGTATGCGGACCTGGTCGAAGATCCGCCCGCCTGGCTGCCCGAAGCCCCTCCCACTCCTTCGAGCGTCCAGAACCAGGCCCTGCGGCTCATCTGGCACGAGCGCTTCGCCGCCGCCCTCGATGCCGCAGGTCTCTGCCGACGCCTGGGCTTGCTGGCCTACCAGGTCTCGCCGGGTGAACTGCTGGCCATGATCAACGCGGCAACCGGAACGGCCATCTCCGCCGCCGATATGACGCGCCTGGGCGAACGGATCGTGACTGTGGAACGGCTCTTCGCCCGGCGCTACGCCGATAATGGCGGTCGCGACGACCTGCCCGCCCGCTGGCGCAAGCAGCCCCTCGGCGAGGGTCCTGCCGCCGGCCAGACGCCGCCTCTTGCCGACCTGCTGGCCGAGTATTACCGCCGCCACGGCTGGAACGCCGATGGCGATCCAACGCCAGAGCGGCTGGCCGAGCTGGGGATCAGGCATGGCTAG
- a CDS encoding cyclic nucleotide-binding domain-containing protein has translation MSARNVTPRISERVPARVAAQQQRREAAVQFLGSLDCLRGVPVNERARLLDLCVFRVYPVGATVLGQQKHSLFFFMVLSGTLQLRLRDKNGREVLMGILGRGDCCGEGPLFGDYFRQMSALAQSDCQLLQASLSELRGALDTLPRLAAALRQVYQRRLVECTLARVPLLGQLSPTERLALVGLLHPAHYARGSLILRQGSPADSLYLIESGQVAIEQAGQTIATLSEGDFFGEMALLTSRPHHTDVRALTPTDVLALPGAEFHRLLEHRPDLEVQLRAEVERRLKNGALMRNDSARARELQLVVTRGLLRGSHLFVRTPDLCPPGCRLCEEACLERHGQQRLHLNGVPLERPGNGDAERLDVLDVCRQCSTGPECVEACPEDAFERLPDGTLLISDRCTGCGACMPACPYDAITIRPLPGLHPGGGPLGARLRRLIGLPRRHPLIPLHSGHSGQRADKCDHCHGFADRACLSRCPTGSLRIVPVEELFTL, from the coding sequence ATGTCAGCCAGGAACGTGACACCGCGCATATCGGAACGGGTCCCGGCGCGCGTTGCGGCGCAACAGCAACGCCGCGAGGCCGCCGTCCAGTTTCTGGGGAGCCTGGATTGTCTGCGAGGCGTGCCGGTCAATGAACGCGCGCGGCTCCTCGATCTGTGCGTCTTTCGGGTCTACCCGGTGGGGGCCACTGTCCTCGGGCAGCAGAAACACAGTCTCTTTTTCTTCATGGTGCTTTCCGGCACCCTCCAGTTACGGCTGCGCGACAAAAACGGCCGCGAGGTGCTGATGGGCATCCTCGGGCGCGGCGATTGCTGCGGCGAGGGGCCGCTGTTTGGCGATTACTTCCGCCAGATGAGCGCCCTGGCCCAGAGCGACTGCCAACTGCTGCAGGCTTCGCTCAGCGAGTTGCGCGGCGCGCTGGACACCCTTCCCCGTCTGGCCGCAGCGCTGCGCCAGGTCTATCAGCGACGCCTGGTGGAATGTACGCTGGCCCGTGTGCCGCTGCTCGGCCAGTTGTCGCCAACCGAGCGTCTGGCGCTCGTCGGCTTGTTGCATCCGGCCCACTATGCCCGCGGCAGTCTGATCCTGCGCCAGGGTTCTCCCGCCGACTCGCTCTACCTGATCGAGAGCGGGCAGGTGGCGATTGAACAGGCCGGCCAGACCATCGCCACGCTGAGCGAGGGCGATTTCTTCGGCGAGATGGCGCTGCTGACCAGCCGGCCCCACCACACCGATGTGCGGGCCCTGACGCCGACGGATGTGCTGGCGCTCCCCGGCGCCGAGTTCCACCGGCTGCTCGAGCATCGTCCCGACCTCGAGGTCCAGTTGCGCGCCGAAGTCGAGCGCCGGTTGAAAAATGGCGCGCTCATGCGCAATGATAGCGCTCGCGCTCGCGAGTTGCAACTCGTGGTGACCCGGGGCCTTTTGCGCGGCTCACACCTGTTTGTGCGCACGCCCGACCTGTGCCCGCCCGGCTGCCGGCTGTGCGAAGAAGCCTGCCTGGAGCGCCATGGGCAGCAACGCCTGCACCTGAATGGCGTACCCCTTGAACGGCCCGGCAACGGCGACGCCGAGCGTCTCGATGTGCTTGACGTCTGCCGCCAGTGCAGCACCGGCCCGGAATGCGTGGAAGCCTGCCCCGAAGACGCCTTTGAACGCCTCCCTGACGGCACGCTCCTGATTAGCGATCGCTGCACCGGCTGCGGCGCGTGTATGCCGGCCTGTCCCTACGATGCCATCACCATTCGCCCCCTGCCCGGCCTGCATCCAGGCGGGGGGCCGCTCGGCGCGCGGCTGCGTCGCCTCATTGGCCTGCCTCGCCGCCACCCCCTGATCCCTCTCCACTCCGGCCATTCTGGCCAGCGCGCCGATAAGTGCGACCACTGCCACGGCTTCGCCGATCGCGCCTGCCTCAGTCGCTGCCCCACCGGGTCGCTCCGCATTGTGCCGGTGGAGGAGTTATTTACACTGTAA